In one window of Blastopirellula marina DNA:
- a CDS encoding NfeD family protein translates to MLRIRDTWIWLAKFCLFLVLVTLAPLVSRAQEEGPPAKQQGEPPAAKLTGARLRIPLPIKGSIDTNVKQSLQRLLSRLADGDPRPVVILEMDATKAEQTNGSEFERSLSLARFLTSKEAARLKTVAYLKGKIEGHAVLIPLACEQIVMHPDAELGNAGIDESSISMTMRHAYEEIAGYRNTLPPELALGMLDPNLEIYRVNNRRFVDGTQYEKLKAEGEVATSEKLVERGKMALLTATELRQDLQLISHVSENYRQLATQLEIPENQITQDLGLDRDWKAARFIMDGTISNRMVQRTSLSMQDAIQGGVNFVLIDLRSVGGDPIACENMVNFLLGLPDSVHTVALITDEALANSALIAMACDEIAIAPNAKLGGTGEYVYSREGRRDLENYLVRISPEANRSWSVWGAMNDPDLEVFRYERPGTALTKYLCEREAAELPDAKEWKQGQEITTAKEPLQLSGSKALDWGIADSQAASVAEVAQHYGLPEELEVPKQNWAHRFVEVLASPSLAFFCLFVGVMAMISEFKAPGIGVPGFIAAICFGLFFWSRFLNGTAGWLEAMLFVGGVFFILMELFVLPGFGIFGLGGGLMVITAIVLAMQTFVWPQTDYELEQVPYSLGTVVVVFFGMIAAAIFAKHILPKTPYLNQTMLDAPDEETMEEIRRRETIVDLTHLVGNTGKALTPLRPSGKAKIGHEIVSVTSDGDMIEQGEKVVVVEVRGNYAIVRSTT, encoded by the coding sequence ATGTTGAGAATTCGCGACACCTGGATCTGGCTGGCAAAGTTTTGCCTGTTCCTGGTTCTGGTCACATTGGCTCCGTTGGTCTCCCGCGCGCAGGAGGAAGGACCGCCAGCGAAACAGCAGGGGGAACCGCCGGCCGCTAAGCTAACCGGAGCCCGCCTCCGAATCCCACTGCCGATCAAGGGTTCGATCGATACGAATGTGAAGCAGTCGCTACAGCGGCTTCTCTCACGGCTCGCCGACGGAGATCCACGCCCAGTTGTCATCCTGGAAATGGATGCCACCAAGGCCGAGCAGACTAACGGAAGCGAATTCGAACGAAGCTTGTCCCTAGCTCGTTTCCTGACCTCGAAAGAAGCGGCCCGCCTCAAGACCGTGGCCTATTTGAAAGGGAAGATCGAAGGACACGCGGTATTGATTCCGTTGGCCTGCGAGCAAATCGTGATGCATCCCGATGCCGAACTTGGCAACGCCGGCATCGATGAATCTTCGATCTCGATGACCATGCGTCACGCTTACGAGGAGATCGCCGGCTACCGAAACACACTTCCGCCGGAACTCGCTTTAGGGATGCTCGATCCCAATCTGGAAATCTACCGCGTGAATAATCGCCGCTTCGTCGATGGCACGCAGTACGAGAAACTGAAAGCGGAAGGGGAGGTCGCTACCTCTGAAAAGCTAGTCGAGCGTGGGAAGATGGCTCTCTTGACTGCCACCGAACTGCGACAAGATTTGCAGTTGATTAGCCACGTTAGCGAAAACTACCGCCAGTTGGCAACGCAATTGGAGATTCCAGAGAACCAAATCACACAAGACCTCGGTCTTGATCGCGATTGGAAAGCGGCTCGCTTCATCATGGACGGGACCATCTCCAACCGAATGGTCCAGCGAACTTCCCTATCGATGCAAGACGCTATCCAGGGTGGCGTGAACTTCGTACTCATCGATCTCCGTTCTGTGGGTGGCGATCCAATTGCCTGCGAAAATATGGTGAACTTTTTGCTGGGCCTGCCTGACTCGGTCCACACGGTCGCCTTGATCACAGATGAGGCCTTAGCGAACTCCGCGTTGATTGCGATGGCCTGCGATGAGATCGCGATTGCCCCGAACGCCAAGCTAGGAGGAACGGGCGAATACGTTTACTCGCGCGAAGGACGTCGTGATCTAGAGAACTATCTGGTGCGAATCTCGCCGGAAGCAAATCGCTCTTGGTCGGTCTGGGGGGCGATGAACGACCCCGACCTGGAAGTCTTCCGATACGAACGACCTGGTACCGCGCTGACCAAGTACCTGTGTGAACGGGAAGCGGCCGAACTTCCCGATGCGAAGGAGTGGAAGCAAGGTCAGGAAATTACCACGGCCAAGGAACCACTGCAACTTTCTGGCAGCAAAGCGTTAGATTGGGGCATCGCCGATTCCCAGGCCGCCAGTGTCGCCGAAGTCGCCCAGCACTACGGATTGCCGGAAGAACTGGAAGTTCCCAAACAAAATTGGGCCCACCGCTTTGTGGAAGTGTTGGCCAGCCCCAGCCTGGCATTCTTCTGCTTGTTTGTCGGCGTGATGGCGATGATCAGCGAGTTCAAAGCGCCCGGGATCGGTGTGCCTGGCTTCATTGCGGCAATTTGCTTTGGGCTCTTCTTTTGGAGTCGTTTTCTAAACGGTACGGCAGGTTGGTTGGAAGCAATGCTGTTTGTCGGCGGCGTCTTCTTCATCTTGATGGAGTTGTTCGTTTTGCCAGGCTTTGGCATCTTCGGACTCGGCGGCGGTTTGATGGTGATCACAGCAATCGTGCTTGCCATGCAAACGTTTGTCTGGCCGCAGACCGATTACGAACTCGAACAGGTTCCCTATTCGCTAGGCACCGTCGTGGTGGTCTTCTTCGGGATGATTGCGGCAGCGATCTTCGCCAAACATATTTTGCCGAAGACGCCGTATTTAAATCAGACGATGCTCGATGCCCCGGATGAAGAAACGATGGAAGAGATTCGCCGCCGCGAGACCATCGTCGATTTGACGCACCTGGTTGGAAATACCGGCAAGGCCCTTACGCCCTTGCGGCCAAGCGGCAAAGCAAAAATCGGGCACGAAATCGTGAGCGTTACGTCCGATGGCGATATGATAGAACAAGGGGAGAAAGTGGTCGTGGTGGAAGTCCGCGGCAATTACGCGATTGTTCGTTCCACAACCTAA